A stretch of DNA from Roseovarius faecimaris:
CACATGGAAGGTGGCGGCGAGATAATACATCACCGCGCGCATCTGGGCGGCATCCCATGGGTCGGCTGGCACAAGGTTCATCTCGGGAACCTGCGCCGCGATGTATTCTAGAATCGCGCCGGTTTCGGTCAGGCTGCCGCGCTCCGTGATCAGTGTGGGCACGCGTCCCTTGGGGTTGATCCTGCGGTAGTCGGGTTTGGTCTGTTCGGCCGCGGCGAAGTCAAGCTTCACGGCCTCATAGGCGAGGCCGGTTTCTTCAAGAAGGATTGCCGTAGCGATGGAGACGGTTTTGGGGGCGCAGTAGAATTTCAACACGGCAGACCCTCAAACATAGGTGCGGGCATGCGCCCGGTCAGGCGGATCGAGATGCGGGGTGGCGTTAAAGGTTCCGACCATGAGCTGGTCATGCACATATTCGAGCCGGTGCAGCGATGAATTCATGATCTGCAGCATCATCTTTGCGGTGGAGCCGTTATGCAGCCCGAGCGCATGGCGCAGGATCATGCCGATGACACCCCCGGACGTGACCACGAGGATGCGCCCGTCAAGCGCGCAAAGCATGT
This window harbors:
- a CDS encoding glutathione S-transferase family protein, which codes for MKFYCAPKTVSIATAILLEETGLAYEAVKLDFAAAEQTKPDYRRINPKGRVPTLITERGSLTETGAILEYIAAQVPEMNLVPADPWDAAQMRAVMYYLAATFHVNHAHKVRGSRWADQQSSYQDMIAKVPETMGQSCAFVEENCALSPFAMGTDMTVADPWLFTICTWLDGDGVDITAYPRLAAHFEMMHARPSVAAVKELGIL